In Terriglobales bacterium, the following are encoded in one genomic region:
- a CDS encoding DUF2393 family protein, whose protein sequence is MEPLSPANNPPERGVAWPAIGAGVLLVVIAIGAIVLLTRPSEQRTAETPSAAAGPHPYGERLQFADLKMSEVENFVGGKVTYLEGQLANQGDRTVNGVTVEIVFRNSLGEVVQKETLPVKVHEQRGPYVDVTDLKAAPLKSGETRGFRLIFDHVTTDWNREYPAITVVSVSFQ, encoded by the coding sequence ATGGAGCCGCTCTCTCCCGCAAACAATCCGCCCGAACGGGGCGTAGCCTGGCCCGCTATCGGCGCGGGTGTGCTGCTGGTGGTGATCGCGATCGGCGCCATCGTGCTGCTCACACGGCCTTCCGAGCAGCGGACGGCGGAAACTCCTTCGGCGGCCGCAGGTCCCCACCCCTACGGGGAGAGGCTTCAGTTCGCCGACCTCAAGATGAGCGAGGTGGAAAACTTCGTCGGCGGCAAGGTTACGTATCTTGAGGGCCAGCTCGCCAATCAAGGCGACCGCACCGTGAACGGCGTCACCGTCGAGATCGTCTTCCGCAACTCGCTGGGCGAAGTGGTGCAGAAGGAGACGCTGCCGGTGAAGGTACATGAGCAGCGCGGTCCCTACGTGGACGTCACCGATCTGAAAGCAGCTCCCCTCAAGTCCGGCGAGACGCGCGGCTTCCGCCTGATCTTCGATCACGTCACCACCGACTGGAACCGGGAGTATCCGGCGATCACCGTGGTCAGCGTCAGCTTCCAGTAG
- a CDS encoding YciI family protein: MKAFYAIFWKPGPAWLPGKSIFEQPLDDHLSYLKGVFDRGELLAAGPIEDQDIGLTVVQVESRAAAEQLAQADPAVRNGIVVGEIARWCPIAWDTVGRGRILYETAPLRTQRSNPPAPRNA, translated from the coding sequence ATGAAGGCCTTCTATGCGATCTTCTGGAAGCCCGGCCCGGCGTGGCTGCCCGGCAAGAGCATCTTCGAGCAGCCGCTCGACGACCACCTTTCCTACCTCAAAGGTGTGTTCGACCGCGGCGAACTGCTAGCCGCCGGCCCCATCGAAGACCAGGACATCGGGCTGACTGTTGTGCAGGTGGAGAGCCGCGCGGCAGCCGAGCAGTTGGCGCAGGCCGATCCCGCGGTTCGGAATGGCATCGTGGTAGGTGAGATCGCGCGCTGGTGTCCCATCGCCTGGGACACAGTCGGAAGGGGCCGCATCCTGTACGAGACTGCCCCATTGCGCACCCAACGAAGCAACCCTCCTGCTCCGCGAAACGCGTGA
- the selD gene encoding selenide, water dikinase SelD, producing the protein MAGAKTVRLTEAVKAAGUASKLSPAALDAVLGKLARQQDANVLVGFDKADDAGVYKISDELALVHTVDFFTPIVDDPLTFGQIAAVNSLSDVYAMGGRPLNALTMVCFPEKGDLAVLEQILAGGLSKMMEAGCTIVGGHSIRDEEIKFGYAVTGTIHPGRILPNSGAQPGDRLLLTKAIGTGVISTAIKRGKAEPAWVEAAIASMTTLNRVAAEVMTDPAYAVHGCTDVTGFGLVGHAREMALASGVGLRLAASSVPLLEGARQCVRESFIPGGLKANREFAECVVEWGDVDEELRTLLFDPQTAGGLLISVAAEHANPLLRALRDRRIPAAEIGEVLPAGKPLIRVES; encoded by the coding sequence ATGGCTGGAGCGAAGACCGTCCGCCTGACGGAGGCCGTCAAGGCGGCGGGTTGAGCTTCCAAGCTGAGTCCGGCGGCGCTGGACGCGGTGCTTGGGAAATTAGCCCGGCAACAGGACGCGAACGTGCTGGTCGGCTTTGACAAAGCCGACGACGCCGGGGTGTACAAGATTTCCGATGAACTCGCGCTGGTCCACACGGTGGATTTCTTCACTCCCATCGTGGATGATCCCCTGACGTTCGGCCAGATCGCTGCGGTCAACTCGCTCAGCGACGTCTATGCCATGGGCGGGCGGCCGCTGAACGCTCTCACCATGGTCTGTTTCCCGGAGAAGGGCGACCTGGCCGTGCTGGAGCAGATTCTGGCCGGTGGCCTTTCGAAGATGATGGAGGCCGGCTGCACCATCGTCGGCGGACACTCCATCCGCGACGAGGAGATCAAGTTCGGCTACGCCGTCACCGGCACCATCCATCCGGGACGCATCCTGCCCAACTCGGGCGCGCAGCCGGGCGACCGCCTGCTGCTCACCAAGGCCATCGGCACGGGCGTGATCTCCACCGCCATCAAGCGCGGCAAAGCGGAGCCCGCGTGGGTGGAGGCCGCCATCGCTTCCATGACCACACTCAACCGCGTGGCGGCGGAAGTGATGACCGATCCCGCCTACGCGGTGCACGGATGCACGGACGTCACCGGCTTCGGCCTGGTTGGACATGCGCGCGAGATGGCGCTGGCCTCGGGAGTCGGCCTGCGCTTGGCGGCCTCGAGCGTGCCGCTGCTCGAAGGCGCGCGCCAGTGCGTGCGGGAAAGCTTCATCCCCGGCGGCCTCAAGGCAAATCGCGAGTTTGCCGAATGCGTGGTGGAGTGGGGTGACGTGGACGAAGAACTGCGCACGCTACTGTTCGATCCGCAGACCGCAGGCGGACTGCTGATCTCCGTGGCCGCCGAACATGCGAACCCGCTGCTGCGCGCCCTGCGGGACCGGCGCATTCCCGCCGCGGAGATCGGTGAAGTGCTGCCCGCGGGCAAGCCTCTGATTCGGGTCGAAAGCTAA